Proteins from one Dehalococcoidales bacterium genomic window:
- the folD gene encoding bifunctional methylenetetrahydrofolate dehydrogenase/methenyltetrahydrofolate cyclohydrolase FolD, producing MTAQIISGTEIAKQIREELKQEIAELKEKHNLVPGLVTVLVGEDPASQVYVGQKEKTSQALGIYSERHDIPANTTQAELLALIDKLNKDPRIHGILVQLPLPKHIHETEVLYAIDPKKDVDGFHPVNVGKLMIGEADYLPCTPHGIQQLLIRSGVKIDGAEVVVVGRSNIVGKPIANILLQKKEGANATVTVCHTGTRDMAFHTRRAEILIVAAGRPKAITADMVKEGVVVIDVGVNRIGMSESGKAILAGDVDFDSVKEKAAAITPVPGGVGPMTITMLMMNTVKAAKVAAGLT from the coding sequence ATGACGGCCCAGATTATCAGTGGCACTGAGATTGCCAAGCAAATCCGTGAAGAACTGAAACAGGAAATTGCCGAACTAAAAGAGAAGCATAATCTGGTACCGGGGTTAGTTACCGTCCTGGTGGGGGAAGACCCGGCATCCCAGGTCTATGTCGGCCAGAAAGAGAAGACATCTCAAGCTCTGGGTATTTACTCGGAGAGGCATGACATACCGGCGAATACTACTCAGGCAGAACTCCTGGCTCTCATTGATAAGCTGAATAAAGACCCCAGGATTCACGGCATTCTGGTGCAGTTGCCGCTACCTAAACATATTCATGAGACCGAAGTCCTTTATGCTATCGACCCCAAAAAGGATGTGGACGGCTTTCATCCGGTGAATGTGGGTAAATTGATGATTGGCGAAGCTGACTATTTGCCCTGCACTCCGCACGGGATTCAGCAGCTTCTCATCAGGTCCGGTGTGAAAATAGATGGTGCGGAGGTGGTGGTGGTCGGCAGAAGCAATATTGTCGGTAAGCCTATCGCCAATATCCTTCTCCAGAAAAAGGAAGGGGCTAACGCCACGGTCACGGTTTGTCATACCGGTACCCGGGACATGGCTTTCCATACCAGGAGGGCGGAGATACTGATTGTGGCCGCTGGCAGGCCCAAGGCCATTACCGCGGACATGGTCAAGGAAGGGGTGGTGGTCATTGATGTCGGCGTTAACCGGATTGGGATGAGTGAGTCCGGGAAGGCTATCCTGGCCGGTGATGTAGATTTTGACTCGGTCAAGGAAAAGGCGGCAGCTATCACGCCGGTACCCGGGGGTGTGGGCCCGATGACGATAACCATGCTGATGATGAATACAGTGAAGGCAGCCAAGGTAGCTGCCGGCTTGACTTAG
- a CDS encoding AAA family ATPase: MSFSIAVAGKGGTGKTSITSMIIRYLVKNGLTPILAVDADPNANLGESLGLEVRQTIGSIIASFNDEKIHIPAGMTKEAYLEIKMNGAMVESKGLDLLSMGRGEGPACYCYPNSMLRKFMDELIGNYAYTVMDNEAGMEHLSRRTTQNIDELLFVSDHSIKGIRTIARLIELVAELDLRVKRQSVVINRVANGIDPLVNEELSRLGIEPAAIIPEDKLIQLSDFERKPLLELPDTSVAAAAVSDFIARLLDRN; this comes from the coding sequence TTGAGTTTCTCTATCGCCGTAGCCGGAAAGGGCGGTACCGGTAAGACATCGATAACGAGCATGATAATCCGTTACCTGGTAAAGAACGGGCTGACGCCGATCCTGGCGGTTGACGCTGACCCTAATGCTAATCTGGGGGAGAGCCTGGGGCTTGAGGTCAGGCAAACAATCGGCTCGATTATCGCCTCGTTTAATGATGAGAAAATACATATCCCGGCCGGAATGACCAAAGAGGCTTACCTGGAGATTAAGATGAACGGCGCTATGGTGGAGAGTAAGGGGCTGGACCTCTTATCCATGGGCAGAGGGGAGGGTCCCGCGTGCTACTGCTACCCTAACTCCATGCTCAGAAAATTTATGGATGAATTGATTGGCAACTATGCTTATACGGTGATGGACAATGAAGCCGGGATGGAGCACCTGAGCCGCCGGACGACTCAGAATATCGATGAGTTGCTTTTTGTTTCTGACCATTCAATAAAGGGTATCCGCACCATAGCCCGCCTCATCGAGCTGGTTGCTGAACTCGACCTGAGGGTAAAAAGACAATCAGTGGTAATCAACCGTGTTGCCAACGGTATTGACCCTCTGGTAAATGAGGAATTATCCCGGCTGGGGATTGAGCCTGCGGCCATAATCCCGGAAGATAAACTGATACAGCTAAGTGACTTTGAGCGTAAACCGCTTCTGGAGCTGCCGGATACCTCTGTGGCGGCGGCGGCGGTGAGTGATTTTATAGCCAGGTTACTGGATAGAAACTGA